In Mangifera indica cultivar Alphonso unplaced genomic scaffold, CATAS_Mindica_2.1 Un_0014, whole genome shotgun sequence, the following are encoded in one genomic region:
- the LOC123205748 gene encoding uncharacterized protein LOC123205748 produces the protein MAGEKLGASIIEGDTRRVVYVTARVLPQFRAFYCCHHLHCNVRSKYKKNAKVAWMYWKAAKAYTKFEFQQVMKSLSRLHPEATAYLCEVGFDRWARAYFPGHRYNVMTTNIAESFNVLVRHAQGLPITMLIEFIRDACTSPVTPWVEDKIAKRVRKSSNLEVRPITIERYQVLGSGQYDALVDLTEHTCTCRKFQLSNIPYMHVIVVARYMKLTTCLQWVHSYYSTAFYRTVYADAVNPLGDQSEWLHPEEATVIHPPYMHCRRAGRPANKNRRPSQGEVVEQLICSRCHQPRHTRQNCRSLIPVPSSIPSSSGRKKKEERWEINALVICTC, from the exons atggCGGGCGAGAAATTGGGCGCTTCAATCATTGAAGGGGACACcagaagagtcgtttatgttACTGCCAGAGTATTGCCTCAATTTAGAGCGTT ttattgttgtcaccatcTCCATTGTAACGTAcggtccaagtacaaaaagaatgctaAAGTCGCATGGATGTACTGGAAAGCAGCCAAGGCGTACACTAAATTTGAATTCCAACAAGTCATGAAGTCACTGTCCCGTTTGCACCCTGAGGCAACTGCATACCTGTGTGAAGTGGGTTTTGATCGATGGGCACGAGCATATTTTCCAGGCCAtaggtacaatgtaatgactaccaatattgctgagtcatttaatgtcTTGGTCAGACACGCTCAAGGTTTACCTATTACTATGTTGATCGAGTTCATTAGAG atgcTTGTACCAGTCCAGTCACACCTTGGGTTGAAGATAAGATCGCAAAACGTGTACGAAAGTCTTCGAACTTAGAAGTGCGACCTATAACAATTGAGCGATACCAGGTTCTTGGTAGtggccaatatgatgccctggtAGACCTGACGGAGCATACATgtacttgtagaaaatttcaattatcaaatatTCCCTACATGCACGTTATTGTTGTagccagatatatgaagctTACAACCTGCCTTCAATGGGTGCATTCATACTACAGCACAGCTTTTTATCGAACAGTTTATGCAGACGCAGTCAATCCATTGGGAGATCAGTCAGAGTGGCTTCATCCGGAGGAGGCAACTGTTATCCACCCACCATATATGCATTGTCGTCGTGCAGGGCGTCcagcaaataaaaacagacgTCCTTCTCAAGGAgaggttgttgaacaacttatctgtAGCCGATGTCATCAACCTAGACATACAAGACAGAACTGCAGAAGCCTTATTCCAGTACCTAGTTCTATACCATCAAGTtcaggaagaaagaagaaagaagaaagatgggaAATAAATGCACTTGTtatttgtacttgttaa